A region of the Dysidea avara chromosome 9, odDysAvar1.4, whole genome shotgun sequence genome:
TGAGGAGCAAGCATTGAAAATTCTGCATGAGCAGGATATAGCAATTCTGGCAGTTTGATCAAACAATGGCTTAATAGCCAGCTCTGGATGGTAACTTGCATGCATGAGATACATTGGTCAGCGTCACGGGTGTAAAATGCCCTAAGCAACCAACCTCAATTGTTGCAAGCTGGGCATTCAGGCCAGAACAGTAGCAAGATGCATGTGcagatgtgtgtgtgtatgtggtgttTGTATGTTGCAAAGTGACCACAAACATATAACATGAGACACATACTGTAACTACAATATTGTGTAAGTGTGTTCATCATAACTGCTGTGCATACAAGGTGATGGTGTTTATGTGATAATTAGGTATAGTTGAATAGCTAGTGAATTTCTTTAGCCCAATCTTGTAGGATTTGTAGTGCTGCTTTAACAGTTTCATCAGACTACAAGATCAATATTATTATCAGTAATAAGTGATTATACAATGGTTACCTTAGCAAAATTAAACCGAATGTAGTTAGTGATGAGGTGAGCATTTTTAGAAGAGTAGAAGGCACTTGGTGGGATGGCACCTAACCCCTGCAAGAAAATGTCTGTTGGTGGGTGTGGCTGGATATCAGTTACCTTATTGGCTATCATCCACTTGCACACTTGAAAATCATAAGCCTCATCATTGTTGTCAAATGTGAGACCTACAAACACACAACAGAAAATGTGTTACATATGGTAGCACTGTATATGCATAATCATTTTCCCAACAAAAAATCAATCCAAAAAAATTAGTCCCACCTTTCATTCATGACAAATTGATAGTACTGTTTAGGTATAACCATGCTGAAAGATATCCTCATATCAGAGCAAGCTAAAATGTTTTGACAGGTTTCTATGGCGACAGAAATTTCTgataactgactgactaactaactgactgactgtatGATCCTAGTACAGACAAGCGCAGCTCAACAAAGGCTAACACAATAAGCTTGATGATTGCATAATGTTGCTTGGGGCTTATTGTCAACTTCAGCAGCTACACTACCTCCATCATACGCTTACCTTTGCTCGTGCACAAAGGTGTTGATAAATTGGTAACATGTCGGTGACATCCTGTATTGTCTACCACGTGATAATgaaatgggaatcatccatgAGTTAGTACCGCACTTCTACATTTGAAGTAAACGACAATATTCTGGTACAGCTCCTcctcatattccacactgtgtAGCTAACAATGTAACAAGACTGAAAACAAAGTTAGATGACCATGTTGCTTAGTAGTAATCAATGGCTGGGACAGGTGTTAAATGTGTTGTTACTTTCACAAATTCTTTAGCCATTACTCATAGTAATGCATAGTTCAATACACAGTGTTCAGGTGAACATGACAGTAATGCCCACCCACATTTAAGTCAATGCAATTTGCTCCTgttaattttgtttttgaaaaCTCTGTATGACACATAGTCAATAATTTTAGAAACTGGCCACACCTCCTTAATTAAAGGTTTATAAAAGCATTAAATTTACCTTCCCAGATGTCTATAAATGAATGGCCTCCATTCTTTTAAGTAGCTAAATTTTTTGCTCACACATCACATACAAATTCACACAGACACACAAGTATATACCCACATAACCAGCCTACCAGTTGGCTAAGGGTACACACTAAAGATACATGGGAACAGACAGTTTAGTTATTTTCATAACAAAGTGTGCATTTCCTTTAAGACAGGACTCTACAGCTGCCCAAGGCTAGGCACACTATACATCAACATTTGTAAAATTATCACTTTATAATGATGTGTAGTCTTCTAAATGACCCATACGTGTGGGTTAGAGTGAAGATAATCATGTGGACAAGGAATCTGACAGGTTACTGTCATTTCCCGTGTCATGGTGTCACAGCAGTGTGAATACGGCTATttgattatgggaggtacaGTTAAAAGTTATAGCTACATTTGTCAGGATGGATGGAGAAGTCCAGTATATAATATCACGAAATTCTGTTTTGTGCCCATCTGTTTTCTAGAGTGTTCTAAGCATGTTTTGTCTGCAACTAATTGTAGATGGACTATACCAAAGACCTCGATGGgcaagcttccttgtagaatggTTATTTTGTGTTATCAGTAACGTGGGTGTGGCTCATACACAAAAACCATGTCTGGTCTTTATGTTGCTGTTGCACCATTAATAGCCAACAACTTGTGGCAACTCATCACCATTGTAATCACTCAAGGCATGTTTTCAAACTGTTTTATTAATGCACCTGTTAGGCATGCTTATCAAATGAATGGAACAGTTACACTTGTGTTAGCTTAGGTGACTCCACCCACTGCAGGCTAAATGCATAAATCAATGATCAACAATGAGATTTGCAATTCGAGGTCTCTGCTAGCATGTTTTTTTTACCATTTTAAGACCCTGCTAGCAGGTATTTTAGTGGATTTTATGAAGATCTCATTATCTCCCTAAGATCAAAGCATTTTCCCATAAATTATGTTAACATACACACCTAAATTTGATGTGTTGGCCAACATGAAGTAACCTCCTTGTGGTATGATGGGGTTCATCCCAACTTCCTTCAGAGCTTTGTACACTTCATCTCTCTTGACCTGTAACATACGTGGCAGTTCCTTGAAGTAACTACCATCTTGTCCCAACACTGCTGTCTCATGTTCAATACCAACTGCAATAGCTTCCTACAAGACAAGGGAACAACAAAGTAAGAGAAATACCATCACACAAGAGTTAATAACATCCTTACCACTATTACAACAGTAATCTACAGTAATCTACTGGTATATATAACAGTAATCTTTAAGATCTTCAAAATCTACTAAGAAGGTCATTAAAATAggtgaccgtctcagcgaaaacctgtcTGGTTCGCACAAGTTTTGCCCAATacttaatgtattgtgggattcacccaTTGCCAAGACTATGGGAATTCACCTTAAAATAATTAGTTTAAACACAAAAAAACGGTctggaacattgtgtacatgaataatTCTTCAATAATTCGAGGGAATTGTACAAAGAGTTGTTGCCCTAGAGCGGGCCATTCAGTTTAAAGACAAAAGTTAAGGAGAGCCACTTCGAGAATAGTGCCACGTGAGTAACATGGCTTTGTTCCTAGTTTCTGTAGGCCTATATAAATAGACACCATGTTTCCCAAGCCAACTTTTAGTGGGTTTCTCGTGCGTTTTTGACCTTACCATGTCTGTAGATATGCAGAATTCTGCTAAATTCAATAAATTTTATTAGGTTCGCAATCCCAATGGCTATTTTCAATATGAGCAcagtaattccaaaactactcaccacagaaggctgaaactttggtgaaccattccttggacaatgcagagaaatttaaaaaaaaattggaggttgtgcgaactagatgggtttgcactgagatggtcacatcaGTAAGAGACTTCCTAgcagaaagacctcaagcattgaTTTGCTATGTTAAGAGCCTACAGCACATGACCAGTCACTCAAGCCAACATGAatttaaaaaacaaaacaattagtttataaaagaatttgattatgggaggtacagtagctatactgtactTTGTAGCCATGTTTGTACAAATGGAAAGGTCCAAATTCTGTTTAGTACCCATCTGTTTTCTAAAGGTGTTTTAAGCCTGTTATCATCTTCAACTAACTATAGGTGTGGTCTGTATTCAAAACCATGCCTGGCTTTTATGCTGTGGCACCATAAATAACAACTTGTAATAACTCATGGTAATCATAATCCACTCAAGCTACATCTTCAAATTGTTTTTAGCTATACACCTGTTCTTTATACTGCTGTTACTCCATAGACAGTGGTACCATTGCTACTTCATGATCACTATCAATGATCCAAGTCTAACTTCAGGAAGCACCAATAAGGTGCAAGCTTTGATTTTCATTGAAAACATTCTCAGTTTTCCACAATTTTGCGacaattttcagtgaaaaaAATTCAATCCAACAACTTCACTTATATACCCATTAAAACATCTCCATTATCTAGGAGATCATGCCCTTGGATCTTTATGTTTTCAAAACTTGCTTCAGTTATCAAAATCTACAAAGATCCTTCATTGTGTGTAGGTCTTCAACCTACACTTATTAACTCTCACTGACTgctattagggatcatggaagtttgCACTTTGTCACCATAAAATATTGAATAAAAACCTGCCTCACAATGTATCTTCATGGCATCTAGGCAGTAAGCAACACATATTACTAATGAACACCGCGTCACAAGCAGCTGTAAAGCTACATCAGTAAAGACTttgaaacacagggttccaCAGAATTTAGAAACGCTCGGGCTCTGTAGTAGTACCCTTGCTTTGCTTGGGTGCCACACCACAGGGCCTTCAGGTTACTAAATTCCGTAGAATCCTTTGTTTCAAAGTCTAACCATTATTTGTTTTTTAAATTGTCAATTTAatctaaaaatgaagtagggatctatgctataaatagtgaaacaagagatgaatgatggtattatagcatagctcggtagaaaagtccctactttggcattgaacaaaataataattgttatagctaatgtgccaaagtagggactttcccactgagctatgctgtaataccatcattcacctcttgtttcactgcttttattgcatagatccctacttcatttttaaattaacaattattatttttaaactaGTTAGTGTAGTTTTTGTAGTAGCAAAGCTAGCTACAGTGCaacttgtgactgctctattagaatatattgttaattgtattagggtgactgttgtattagagtatctcaagtcagccaaggggtgtgcagctagctatatagaccaataaggggtgaagTCATCTTGTTTACAGTTAAGTGAATAtgtagctagattgttaagaggtgtggtctccgtactctatcactattagtccacctagatctttactTGATAGGCGTGGTCACGAACCTACTGCAAACGCAATTCCAATTGCAAAGTTGCAAATATCttgctagtatacctcttatagtagcaccggGACTGAAGTACTTCTGATATCCAACTctaaaataattctgtggtgtctaaatatgctgctgaaagaaagtgttgatacggaaaattaatgccttgatatggctttgatgcttgaagaagacaaccaacctgattgaagataaaaggaaagacaaggcacaaagggaacacactcatcagaacccaaaaggcacatcctactggtgagtttgttgtggcgtaaaattgTGGCCATGctctgctttgtttggcctctggacttgcgactgtggtcaggcagtgagtgagcgatctttttttaaaaattctacatCCGGTCACTGGTGAGTGTTCTCTTGTTTTTAACATATTAGATGaactaatattattgcacaaaggtgatttttgtcgtgTAAGAtgcctctaggatgatttttaaaggtggcattttaggcgACGTGTATCacttcctacttaaacagtactacagtactgtTTGATGTGTGCGTACATTACCATAATTATCACATTTGATATTACTGATAATATACTAGAACTGATGATATACCTGTAGTATAGTAGGAGCAGTAAAGCAAGAGTTAGCGTTGACTGTTTGCATGTGTTTGATGAGTCCTGCTGGCCCCACAGCCCATCCAGTCTAACATCAACTACAAAGTGaacactacacatgtacagtgagATGGATACCTTCCATCCTGTCATACTGAATGTCTTCCCTGCACTACCAATAGTGATAGTCCTGTCCCACATCCCGGGTAGTGTGGCTGTAGAGTAGTatcttaaacccacaatcagttgtacATTGGTCACTGACCAATTTTAGTGAACACATTATCATCATAGATCAGCCACTCATACACCTCATCactgatacacaacacattgTACTTGTGACACATCTCAGCCATCATCTCCAACTCTGACCGGGTGAATATCTGTAAAGACAAGTAGTATATTGAATTTGAGTAGTATACGAAGAATTATCATTTATGATGGGTGAACTAGCACATACCATATAAAGAATCAGTGGTGCCATATTATAGAGTAGTTGCAAAACAAAACAACATGTCCATTTTGAGGCTCACTTCTGCCATTATTCAGTGTTACTAAGTGGTGGGGGAAGGTATGAAAAGTTTAGGGGGCTGAGTACAGTTATTGTGGCTATACATGCATCAAACATGCTCTCCTTCTAGGGGGATCTAGGGGCttccccctccccccccaagaaattttttgaaaattaagtgcTATGGAATTGAATCTGGAGGCAGTTTTAGCCAATAATCTGAATCACAGTAATGCTAGAGTAATAGTCATAAAACAAGTAAGCATTGCTATAATTTAGCATTAAATACTCAAACTATGAACCACTACAGTGATCCTGTAAGCATGCTTACAAGCGTATACAGTGTTGATCGTGTGATACATCTTATGACGTCACAAAACACATTTGTTGGGGAGGGGGGGCTTTGCCCCTGCTTTTTGAAAGGGGGCTTTAGCCCCTGTAGCCCCCACCTTCCGGCACTGTTATTAACAAATTAAAGTAGTCCACTCATTACGGAAATTGTGGACAATTCTCATAATACAAAAGCAATTACAGTACTACACATGAATCAACATCTACCCAGCCAAGCATAGAATAATTCCATAGTAGTTATATAAAAGCTAATGGCTTGGTTAATGTTGCTTAGGCCCTAGACATGTCTTTTCTTTACCTACCACagcatacatcatggacttacctttgtcctcctaaGTGTCCTATTACTATTCCACTATACACTGAGGTAATAGTTAAAGAGTGTACGTACTATAGGTAGGAAACCTCTTTATGACCTCTAGCTACTAACGTTAAATCATGAAACTTCTTATTTCATACAAACAACATCAAACCTGATAAatgttttttatttttattttattatactGGCTAGCATGAGATCCTCTACTGTATACTTCATTACCTTCCCCAGTGGATTATTGGGAGTATTGATAATGAACAGTTTAGTCTTGGGGCTGAAGGCAGCTTCTAACTCAGCAGGATCAAGTACCCAGTCAGCTGATGAGGTAGCACCATTTTTCTGTAGCGAAAATAAGAACTAAATTATCATGATGATCATACTAAAATACACATTATGTAGCACACAACAACATAAAGTGTACAATATGATAAACACATTAATTGTACTGTTGGTAGTTTACTGAGCACATACAGTTTTACTACTGAGTAGTGATGTGTTATAGTCATATCAATTATCATACCGtatttcctcatataaaagCTGCATTCAATTAAATGCCTGTCTCAATTATAAGTCAGGGGTTTCCAATTATAAGCCAGGGGTTTCCAATTATAAGCCAGGGGTTTCCAATTATAAGCCAGGGGGTTTCCAGCACTTTTGGAAAATAAGCACTCGGTCTCAAATAGAGGCCTGGGCTATTACTTGAGTCTACTGTTAATGGTTTTAATTGTTTCCCTTGTTGCTGCTGCATCTTCATACTTGAATTTATGAGGGATGAAGGTACTACGACTAATCATGTGAGTGGTCCGGGCAAGTCTGCATGCTTTGCAGATAGCTTTGTATGATACAACTATTTTCCAATCATTTTAAGCCTTTACTACAGTTAGTCAACACACCATATCACTGCTTTCTATGTTTACCATTGCAGTAATTCCATTCTACCACCACCCGAATTCAATTAAACACTGAGCATCGGTTGAAATAAATTCCTGGTCTCAAATCATTTACAGGCTGGATCAAAAATGATGGGAAGGAAATAAAAGCCCGGGATTTTATACGAGGAAATACGGTACATCATGATAATTATCACATCATCATAAAGGTACATGATAGACAATGTATAAATATTTCATGTTACAGAACATAGACACATTTTCACAGTACAATACAAATAACTCGAG
Encoded here:
- the LOC136266908 gene encoding kynurenine--oxoglutarate transaminase 3-like isoform X2; its protein translation is MVIHHWGFRQLVVTARNTNPLVRTMASSSISEKFAPAARLEGIDKNVWVEFVSLVSKYQPVNLGQGFPDFAPPDYIVEALKEASGKPLIHQYTRSQGHPRLVKALANMFSKVYNRDIDGMSEIITTIGSYNALFYSFQSFVHPGDEVVVIEPFFDCYSPMTKMAGGVLKPVPLRPKNGATSSADWVLDPAELEAAFSPKTKLFIINTPNNPLGKIFTRSELEMMAEMCHKYNVLCISDEVYEWLIYDDNVFTKIATLPGMWDRTITIGSAGKTFSMTGWKTGWAVGPAGLIKHMQTVNANSCFTAPTILQEAIAVGIEHETAVLGQDGSYFKELPRMLQVKRDEVYKALKEVGMNPIIPQGGYFMLANTSNLGLTFDNNDEAYDFQVCKWMIANKGLGAIPPSAFYSSKNAHLITNYIRFNFAKSDETVKAALQILQDWAKEIH
- the LOC136266908 gene encoding kynurenine--oxoglutarate transaminase 3-like isoform X1, encoding MQIVHYYRVACAKGFRQLVVTARNTNPLVRTMASSSISEKFAPAARLEGIDKNVWVEFVSLVSKYQPVNLGQGFPDFAPPDYIVEALKEASGKPLIHQYTRSQGHPRLVKALANMFSKVYNRDIDGMSEIITTIGSYNALFYSFQSFVHPGDEVVVIEPFFDCYSPMTKMAGGVLKPVPLRPKNGATSSADWVLDPAELEAAFSPKTKLFIINTPNNPLGKIFTRSELEMMAEMCHKYNVLCISDEVYEWLIYDDNVFTKIATLPGMWDRTITIGSAGKTFSMTGWKTGWAVGPAGLIKHMQTVNANSCFTAPTILQEAIAVGIEHETAVLGQDGSYFKELPRMLQVKRDEVYKALKEVGMNPIIPQGGYFMLANTSNLGLTFDNNDEAYDFQVCKWMIANKGLGAIPPSAFYSSKNAHLITNYIRFNFAKSDETVKAALQILQDWAKEIH
- the LOC136266908 gene encoding kynurenine--oxoglutarate transaminase 3-like isoform X3 → MFLRGFRQLVVTARNTNPLVRTMASSSISEKFAPAARLEGIDKNVWVEFVSLVSKYQPVNLGQGFPDFAPPDYIVEALKEASGKPLIHQYTRSQGHPRLVKALANMFSKVYNRDIDGMSEIITTIGSYNALFYSFQSFVHPGDEVVVIEPFFDCYSPMTKMAGGVLKPVPLRPKNGATSSADWVLDPAELEAAFSPKTKLFIINTPNNPLGKIFTRSELEMMAEMCHKYNVLCISDEVYEWLIYDDNVFTKIATLPGMWDRTITIGSAGKTFSMTGWKTGWAVGPAGLIKHMQTVNANSCFTAPTILQEAIAVGIEHETAVLGQDGSYFKELPRMLQVKRDEVYKALKEVGMNPIIPQGGYFMLANTSNLGLTFDNNDEAYDFQVCKWMIANKGLGAIPPSAFYSSKNAHLITNYIRFNFAKSDETVKAALQILQDWAKEIH